In Actinomyces radicidentis, one genomic interval encodes:
- the disA gene encoding DNA integrity scanning diadenylate cyclase DisA — MSENTGNLLRDTLALVAPGTVLRDALERILRGRTGAIIVLGFDESVEAISSGGFHLDVELSASRLRELSKMDGAVVVDTGAGRIRRANVQLMPSSSIETAEAGMRHRTAERVARQTGYPVISVSQSMQISTLYVDGKRHVLEPSEAILARANQALATLERYTNRLAETSQALDSLEIEDLVTVRDVAAVLQLLEMVRRIASDIDDDVIELGTDGRLLALQLEELTRGQMAERDFLLSDYLPEGLDTSTVEARLKWVGSPALLDLAMVARAMGVGGPDGQDLDASLSPRGLRILAKIPRLPLVTARSVVEHFGSLQAVLGATSAELQEIDGVGQRRARTLRDGLSRLAEVSLSERYR, encoded by the coding sequence ATGAGCGAGAACACCGGCAACCTGCTGCGCGACACCCTCGCCCTCGTCGCCCCGGGCACCGTCCTGCGCGACGCCCTCGAGCGCATCCTGCGCGGACGCACCGGCGCGATCATCGTCCTCGGCTTCGACGAGTCGGTCGAGGCGATCTCCTCGGGCGGATTCCACCTCGATGTCGAGCTCTCCGCCTCGCGGCTGCGCGAGCTGTCCAAGATGGACGGCGCCGTCGTCGTCGACACGGGCGCCGGCCGCATCCGCCGCGCCAACGTCCAGCTCATGCCCTCCTCCTCCATCGAGACCGCCGAGGCCGGCATGCGCCACCGCACCGCCGAGCGCGTCGCCCGTCAGACCGGCTACCCGGTCATCTCGGTGAGCCAGTCGATGCAGATCTCCACCCTCTACGTCGACGGCAAGCGCCACGTCCTCGAGCCCAGCGAGGCGATCCTCGCCCGCGCCAACCAGGCCCTGGCCACCCTCGAGCGGTACACGAACCGCCTCGCCGAGACGTCCCAGGCGCTCGACTCCCTCGAGATCGAGGACCTCGTCACCGTCCGCGACGTCGCCGCCGTCCTCCAGCTCCTCGAGATGGTCCGCCGCATCGCCTCCGACATCGACGACGACGTCATCGAGCTCGGCACCGACGGCCGCCTCCTCGCCCTCCAGCTCGAGGAGCTCACGCGCGGGCAGATGGCCGAGCGCGACTTCCTCCTGAGCGACTACCTGCCCGAGGGGCTCGACACGAGCACCGTCGAGGCCCGCCTCAAGTGGGTCGGCTCCCCCGCCCTCCTCGACCTGGCCATGGTGGCCCGCGCCATGGGCGTCGGCGGCCCCGACGGTCAGGACCTCGACGCCTCGCTCTCCCCGCGCGGCCTGCGGATCCTCGCGAAGATCCCGCGCCTGCCCCTCGTCACCGCCCGCAGCGTCGTCGAGCACTTCGGCTCGCTCCAGGCGGTCCTCGGGGCGACGAGCGCCGAGCTGCAGGAGATCGACGGCGTCGGCCAGCGCCGCGCGCGCACGCTGCGCGACGGCCTCTCGCGCCTCGCGGAGGTCTCACTCTCCGAGCGCTACCGGTGA
- the radA gene encoding DNA repair protein RadA: MPSAKTTKARVSYVCTECGWTSPKWLGQCRECKAWGTLEEFREAAGGGAVVSGGQLARAAAVRPAVPARPIGDVSAEEARARPTGVGELDRVLGGGIVPGAVVLLAGEPGVGKSTLLLDVAAKSAAVSRERGEGPVLYVTGEESASQVRLRAERIDAIDPALLLASETELGALLGHVEAAGPSLLVVDSVQTIASAAVEGSAGGVTQVRAVTGALISVAKERGIPVLLVGHVTKDGGIAGPRVLEHLVDVVCQFEGDRHARLRLLRAVKNRYGPTDEVGCFDLGERGIVGLEDPSGLFLSSARSEVPGTCATVTLEGRRPMPVEVQALVAGTNAGSPRRTTSGVDHSRVAMTLAVLQARLRVDTSSSDVYVSTVGGARAVEPATDLAVAISVVSAAQNLPTPPGLVAFGEVGLTGEVRATVGVQRRLAEAARLGFTRAIVPLAGSGELRPVPGMQYLPVSHLGEAVGAALPRS, from the coding sequence ATGCCCTCAGCCAAGACCACCAAGGCGCGGGTCTCCTACGTCTGCACCGAGTGCGGCTGGACGAGCCCCAAGTGGCTCGGCCAGTGCCGCGAGTGCAAGGCCTGGGGGACCCTCGAGGAGTTCCGCGAGGCCGCGGGCGGAGGCGCCGTCGTCTCCGGCGGCCAGCTCGCCAGGGCCGCCGCGGTGCGCCCCGCGGTGCCCGCGCGCCCCATCGGGGACGTGAGCGCGGAGGAGGCCCGCGCCCGCCCGACCGGCGTCGGCGAGCTCGACCGCGTCCTCGGCGGCGGGATCGTGCCCGGCGCCGTCGTGCTGCTCGCCGGGGAGCCGGGCGTCGGCAAGTCCACGCTCCTCCTCGACGTCGCCGCCAAGTCCGCCGCCGTCTCGCGCGAGCGCGGCGAGGGCCCCGTCCTCTACGTCACCGGCGAGGAGTCCGCGAGCCAGGTGCGCCTGCGCGCCGAGCGCATCGACGCCATCGACCCGGCGCTGCTCCTGGCCAGCGAGACCGAGCTGGGGGCCCTGCTGGGGCACGTCGAGGCCGCCGGCCCCTCCCTGCTCGTCGTCGACTCCGTCCAGACGATCGCCTCCGCGGCCGTGGAGGGCTCGGCGGGCGGCGTCACCCAGGTCCGCGCCGTCACCGGCGCCCTCATCTCCGTGGCCAAGGAGCGCGGCATCCCCGTCCTCCTCGTCGGGCACGTCACCAAGGACGGCGGGATCGCCGGCCCGCGTGTCCTCGAGCACCTCGTCGACGTCGTGTGCCAGTTCGAGGGCGACCGCCACGCCCGCCTCCGGCTGCTGCGAGCGGTCAAGAACCGCTACGGGCCGACGGACGAGGTCGGCTGCTTCGACCTGGGCGAGCGCGGCATCGTCGGCCTGGAGGACCCGAGCGGGCTCTTCCTGTCCTCGGCGCGCTCCGAGGTCCCCGGCACCTGCGCCACCGTCACCCTCGAGGGGCGGCGCCCCATGCCGGTCGAGGTCCAGGCCCTCGTGGCCGGGACGAACGCGGGCTCGCCACGGCGCACCACCTCCGGCGTCGACCACTCGCGCGTCGCCATGACGCTCGCGGTCCTCCAGGCGAGGCTGCGCGTGGACACCTCGAGCTCGGACGTCTACGTCTCCACGGTCGGCGGCGCGCGCGCCGTCGAGCCCGCCACGGACCTGGCGGTCGCCATCTCCGTGGTGAGCGCGGCGCAGAACCTGCCCACTCCCCCGGGGCTCGTCGCCTTCGGCGAGGTCGGCCTCACCGGGGAGGTGCGCGCGACGGTCGGCGTCCAGCGGCGCCTGGCGGAGGCGGCGCGCCTCGGCTTCACCCGCGCCATCGTTCCCCTGGCGGGCTCGGGGGAGCTGCGACCGGTGCCGGGCATGCAGTACCTGCCGGTGAGCCACCTCGGAGAGGCCGTCGGAGCGGCCCTGCCCCGGTCCTGA
- a CDS encoding ABC transporter substrate-binding protein translates to MADQNRRTPALTRRSVLAGGAGLGLAALLAACSSDDDAATGASAAAGNASKGATDSFPVTIEHVYGSTTIEAEPTKIATASWTNDDVVIALGVVPVGVPTVSWGADENGSYPWTTDALEALGAGWDTDKAPKQYSETDGINVQEIAALEPDLILGTYSGMTEDEYTQLSAIAPTIAYPKGVAAYGTPWETTTKVIGQALGRSAAAEELVTKTTEAIQTAAGTYPELRSKTYIAANLDVTSSTINLYTKADNRPRLFDMLGMTMAPAAADGGADTEDEFFVEYSAEKADALTSDLFWSWANDEAAVKAVEANELLSTIPAVKDGTALFVTDNTTVMSLSAASPLSLPWCCENHVPQIAAAVTGGSASATASATATTAS, encoded by the coding sequence GTGGCCGACCAGAACCGCCGCACGCCCGCGCTCACGCGCCGCTCGGTCCTCGCGGGCGGTGCCGGACTCGGTCTCGCCGCCCTCCTCGCCGCCTGCTCCTCGGACGACGACGCCGCCACCGGCGCCAGCGCCGCCGCCGGCAACGCCTCCAAGGGCGCCACCGACTCCTTCCCCGTCACCATCGAGCACGTCTACGGCTCCACGACCATCGAGGCCGAGCCGACCAAGATCGCCACCGCCTCCTGGACCAACGACGACGTCGTCATCGCCCTCGGCGTCGTCCCCGTCGGCGTGCCGACCGTCTCCTGGGGCGCCGACGAGAACGGCTCCTACCCCTGGACGACCGACGCCCTCGAGGCCCTCGGTGCCGGCTGGGACACGGACAAGGCCCCGAAGCAGTACTCCGAGACCGACGGCATCAACGTCCAGGAGATCGCCGCCCTCGAGCCCGACCTCATCCTCGGGACCTACTCCGGCATGACCGAGGACGAGTACACCCAGCTCTCCGCCATCGCCCCGACCATCGCCTACCCCAAGGGCGTCGCCGCCTACGGCACCCCCTGGGAGACGACGACGAAGGTCATCGGTCAGGCCCTGGGCCGTTCCGCCGCCGCCGAGGAGCTCGTCACCAAGACCACCGAGGCCATCCAGACGGCCGCCGGCACGTACCCCGAGCTCAGGTCCAAGACCTACATCGCCGCGAACCTCGACGTGACGAGCTCCACCATCAACCTCTACACCAAGGCGGACAACCGCCCCCGCCTCTTCGACATGCTCGGCATGACGATGGCCCCCGCCGCCGCGGACGGCGGCGCGGACACCGAGGACGAGTTCTTCGTCGAGTACTCCGCGGAGAAGGCCGACGCCCTCACCTCCGACCTCTTCTGGTCCTGGGCGAACGACGAGGCCGCCGTCAAGGCCGTCGAGGCCAACGAGCTTCTCTCCACCATCCCCGCCGTCAAGGACGGCACCGCCCTCTTCGTCACGGACAACACGACCGTCATGAGCCTGTCGGCCGCCTCGCCGCTCTCCCTGCCCTGGTGCTGCGAGAACCACGTCCCGCAGATCGCCGCCGCCGTCACGGGCGGCTCGGCGAGCGCGACCGCCTCCGCCACGGCCACCACGGCCTCCTGA
- a CDS encoding FecCD family ABC transporter permease, with protein MPARPTAATTRPAPRTGARADARAPRGDSRARRSRRGAGGASGAGSRPAGRLASRGAVLAALAVLLVLAVIASLALGAREVPLREVLTWARGDGASLSSTVAAVLGARLTRTVVALAAGAALAASGAAMQGITRNPFADPGLLGVNAGATTAVVLATGLLGLATPGAYLVSALLGAAIAFVFMWTVASLSPTGASPLTLVLAGAATAAVLSAVAGAVSLVKVNDLKSTRRWQTGIVSGRTWDLIVPALVVMAVGLVLVLSQARVLDALAMGEDVATGLGVPVVRGRAVAALGAVALCSGATALAGPIGFVGIMAPHLMRLLGGPAHAWTVTAGAPPLALPWPGARRPATDLQPSPQPCTHIPARADARSGDGPGPPEEGLEQ; from the coding sequence ATGCCCGCACGCCCCACGGCAGCGACGACGCGGCCCGCGCCCCGGACGGGGGCGCGGGCCGACGCCCGTGCGCCCCGGGGCGACTCGCGCGCGCGCCGGAGCCGCCGCGGTGCCGGCGGAGCCTCCGGCGCGGGCTCCCGGCCGGCCGGCCGTCTCGCCTCCCGCGGGGCCGTCCTCGCCGCGCTCGCGGTCCTGCTCGTCCTCGCTGTCATCGCCTCCCTCGCCCTCGGCGCCCGCGAGGTCCCGCTACGCGAGGTCCTCACCTGGGCCCGCGGCGACGGCGCGAGCCTCAGCTCCACGGTCGCCGCCGTTCTCGGCGCCCGCCTCACGCGCACCGTCGTCGCCCTCGCCGCCGGCGCCGCCCTCGCCGCGTCCGGCGCGGCCATGCAGGGCATCACCCGCAACCCGTTCGCCGACCCCGGCCTCCTCGGCGTCAACGCCGGCGCCACCACCGCCGTCGTCCTCGCCACGGGCCTCCTCGGGCTCGCCACCCCCGGCGCCTACCTCGTCTCGGCCCTGCTCGGCGCCGCGATCGCCTTCGTCTTCATGTGGACGGTCGCCTCGCTCAGCCCCACCGGCGCCAGCCCCCTCACCCTCGTCCTCGCCGGCGCCGCCACCGCCGCGGTCCTGTCCGCCGTCGCCGGCGCCGTCAGCCTCGTCAAGGTCAACGACCTCAAGTCCACCCGCCGCTGGCAGACCGGCATCGTCTCCGGACGCACCTGGGACCTCATCGTCCCCGCACTCGTCGTCATGGCCGTCGGCCTCGTCCTCGTGCTCTCCCAGGCCCGCGTCCTCGACGCCCTCGCCATGGGGGAGGACGTCGCCACGGGCCTCGGCGTCCCCGTCGTGCGAGGACGCGCCGTCGCCGCCCTCGGTGCCGTCGCGCTGTGCTCCGGCGCCACCGCGCTCGCCGGCCCGATCGGCTTCGTCGGCATCATGGCGCCCCACCTCATGCGCCTCCTCGGCGGACCGGCCCACGCCTGGACCGTCACCGCGGGCGCGCCACCCCTCGCACTACCGTGGCCGGGCGCTCGGCGCCCGGCCACGGACCTCCAGCCTTCACCTCAACCCTGCACACACATCCCCGCCCGGGCCGACGCCCGGTCGGGAGACGGCCCCGGGCCGCCAGAAGAAGGACTCGAACAATGA
- a CDS encoding sugar kinase, protein MTYDLTTIGEGQIRFTCERGERLQTARSLRFTAAGSEANVSGLLSELGRSTAWTTKLPKGELADKIALEYSAVGVDMSHVVMTDHGRVALYFLEPGEFPLPGKVTYDREYTPFRDIVPEEFNWDALLDTRVVFLTGITAALTDNTARVVRYFADAAAERGVDIALDVNFRSLLWSGEKAREVLEPIARTASILFCSRSDARIVFGIDGEGVDSSHALREEMGVPTVVSTDGRNGTYLSTAEGDKTYEIRSVPVIDRPGAGDSFVAGTLHGWLDGDVDRGIQMGTKVAQFALTHHGDLTHVRAAELEGSLSSDIVR, encoded by the coding sequence ATGACGTACGACCTCACGACCATCGGCGAGGGCCAGATCCGCTTCACCTGCGAGCGCGGAGAGCGCCTCCAGACCGCCCGTTCCCTCCGTTTCACCGCAGCCGGCTCGGAGGCGAACGTCTCCGGCCTCCTGTCCGAGCTCGGCCGCTCCACCGCCTGGACGACGAAGCTCCCCAAGGGCGAGCTCGCGGACAAGATCGCCCTCGAGTACTCCGCCGTCGGCGTCGACATGAGCCACGTGGTCATGACCGACCACGGCCGCGTCGCCCTCTACTTCCTCGAGCCCGGCGAGTTCCCGCTCCCCGGCAAGGTCACCTACGACCGCGAGTACACGCCCTTCCGGGACATCGTCCCCGAGGAGTTCAACTGGGACGCCCTCCTGGACACCCGCGTCGTCTTCCTCACCGGCATCACCGCCGCCCTCACCGACAACACCGCCCGCGTCGTGCGCTACTTCGCCGACGCCGCCGCCGAGCGCGGCGTCGACATCGCCCTCGACGTCAACTTCCGCTCCCTCCTGTGGAGCGGTGAGAAGGCCCGCGAGGTCCTCGAGCCCATCGCCCGCACGGCCTCCATCCTCTTCTGCTCGCGCTCCGACGCCCGCATCGTCTTCGGGATCGACGGCGAGGGCGTCGACTCCAGCCACGCCCTCCGCGAGGAGATGGGCGTCCCCACCGTCGTGTCCACCGACGGGCGCAACGGCACCTACCTGTCCACGGCCGAGGGCGACAAGACCTACGAGATCAGGTCCGTCCCCGTCATCGACCGCCCCGGCGCCGGCGACTCCTTCGTCGCGGGCACCCTCCACGGCTGGCTCGACGGCGACGTCGACCGCGGCATCCAGATGGGCACCAAGGTCGCCCAGTTCGCCCTCACCCACCACGGCGACCTCACCCACGTGCGGGCCGCCGAGCTCGAGGGCTCCCTCTCCTCGGACATCGTCCGCTGA
- a CDS encoding MFS transporter — protein sequence MSTSTTAAPAGAPAGRTAAQQIDNHRLTGHQKSLITMAILGNVSEFFDMFLIGFIVNLLIADPAWHLTGFHSGVILAGAGLGTVLGSITWGRLADMFGRKHAFVWCIVVLVIFTAASAFTPTNGWLLLAVLRTGVGFGVGGLNITSVPYVQEFVPAKQRGLLSGLTSVFIPAGIFLGSLATKYLAGPIGWRGLVAIGCVPILLLLWARVVPESPRFLQTSGREEDARRAYAWAMEIPEEQVVALPEIPEETSASYSVIFHKYPKSLVVVALGSFCFILGSFTVQSWGQTLLGQSFKFDAGHVATLFMLVSLADLLGRLGSAWLSDRIGRRWTMFSFGLIGAVGALIAAFSTRMVASGSDVSQVHHAGYIFFIGIIIVMAFGDGAFGILNAFGGEQFPTEARSTGLGLGYGIGAIAKIVGPYFVGALVGSGELSAEVVFLPFLIFAVLLLLGGITYLFAHETKGESLESI from the coding sequence ATGAGCACCTCCACCACGGCTGCGCCCGCGGGAGCGCCGGCAGGCCGCACGGCCGCGCAGCAGATCGACAACCACCGCCTCACCGGGCACCAGAAGTCCCTCATCACCATGGCGATCCTGGGCAACGTGTCGGAGTTCTTCGACATGTTCCTCATCGGCTTCATCGTCAACCTGCTGATCGCCGACCCCGCCTGGCACCTCACCGGCTTCCACTCCGGCGTCATCCTCGCCGGCGCGGGCCTCGGCACCGTCCTCGGCTCGATCACCTGGGGCCGCCTGGCCGACATGTTCGGGCGCAAGCACGCCTTCGTGTGGTGCATCGTCGTCCTCGTCATCTTCACCGCCGCCTCGGCCTTCACCCCGACCAACGGCTGGCTGCTCCTGGCGGTCCTGCGCACCGGCGTCGGCTTCGGCGTCGGCGGCCTCAACATCACCTCCGTGCCCTACGTCCAGGAGTTCGTGCCCGCCAAGCAGCGCGGCCTCCTGTCCGGCCTCACGAGCGTCTTCATCCCCGCCGGCATCTTCCTCGGCTCGCTCGCCACCAAGTACCTCGCCGGCCCGATCGGCTGGCGCGGCCTCGTCGCCATCGGCTGCGTCCCGATCCTCCTGCTGCTGTGGGCCCGGGTCGTGCCCGAGTCCCCGCGCTTCCTGCAGACCTCCGGTCGCGAGGAGGACGCCCGCCGCGCCTACGCGTGGGCCATGGAGATCCCCGAGGAGCAGGTCGTTGCCCTCCCGGAGATCCCCGAGGAGACCTCCGCGTCCTACTCCGTCATCTTCCACAAGTACCCGAAGTCGCTCGTCGTCGTCGCGCTCGGCTCCTTCTGCTTCATCCTGGGCTCCTTCACCGTCCAGTCCTGGGGGCAGACGCTGCTCGGCCAGTCCTTCAAGTTCGACGCCGGCCACGTGGCGACCCTCTTCATGCTCGTCTCCCTGGCCGACCTCCTCGGCCGCCTCGGCTCGGCCTGGCTCTCCGACCGCATCGGCCGCCGCTGGACGATGTTCAGCTTCGGTCTCATCGGCGCCGTCGGCGCGCTCATCGCCGCCTTCTCGACCCGCATGGTCGCCTCCGGCTCCGACGTGAGCCAGGTCCACCACGCCGGCTACATCTTCTTCATCGGCATCATCATCGTCATGGCCTTCGGCGACGGCGCCTTCGGCATCCTCAACGCCTTCGGCGGCGAGCAGTTCCCGACGGAGGCCCGCTCCACCGGACTCGGCCTGGGCTACGGCATCGGCGCCATCGCCAAGATCGTCGGACCCTACTTCGTGGGCGCCCTCGTCGGTTCCGGTGAGCTGAGCGCGGAGGTCGTCTTCCTTCCGTTCCTCATCTTCGCGGTGCTGCTCCTCCTGGGCGGTATCACCTACCTCTTCGCCCACGAGACCAAGGGCGAGTCCCTTGAGAGCATCTGA
- a CDS encoding L-ribulose-5-phosphate 4-epimerase, producing MSEKIVLAELDETLQAAVQDTRERVAALHGELIRWNLVVWTAGSVSERVVVDRGDGPEKTDLFVIKPSGVSYDALSADNMVVCTLDGEKIEDGTPASLTPSSDTAAHAYVYRHREDVGGVVHTHSTYATAWAARREPIPCALTMMGDEFGGEIPVGPFALIGDDSIGRGVVETLKGSKSPAVLMANHGPFTIGKDARGAVKAAAMCEEVARTVHIARQGGEIHLIPQDLVDSLNDRYQNVYGQH from the coding sequence GTGAGTGAGAAGATCGTCCTCGCCGAGCTCGACGAGACCCTGCAGGCCGCGGTCCAGGACACCCGCGAGCGCGTCGCCGCCCTCCACGGCGAGCTCATCCGCTGGAACCTCGTCGTGTGGACCGCCGGCAGCGTCTCCGAGCGCGTCGTCGTCGACCGCGGCGACGGCCCGGAGAAGACCGACCTGTTCGTCATCAAGCCCTCCGGCGTCTCCTACGACGCGCTGAGCGCCGACAACATGGTCGTGTGCACCCTCGACGGCGAGAAGATCGAGGACGGCACGCCGGCCTCCCTCACCCCCTCCTCGGACACCGCCGCCCACGCCTACGTCTACCGTCACCGCGAGGACGTCGGCGGCGTCGTCCACACGCACTCCACCTACGCCACCGCCTGGGCCGCCCGTCGCGAGCCCATCCCCTGCGCCCTGACCATGATGGGCGACGAGTTCGGCGGAGAGATCCCCGTCGGCCCCTTCGCCCTCATCGGCGACGACTCGATCGGCCGCGGCGTCGTCGAGACCCTCAAGGGCTCCAAGTCCCCCGCGGTCCTCATGGCCAACCACGGTCCCTTCACCATCGGCAAGGACGCCCGGGGCGCGGTCAAGGCCGCCGCCATGTGCGAGGAGGTCGCCCGCACCGTCCACATCGCCAGGCAGGGCGGGGAGATCCACCTCATCCCGCAGGACCTCGTCGACTCCCTCAACGACCGCTACCAGAACGTCTACGGCCAGCACTGA
- a CDS encoding sugar-binding transcriptional regulator, producing the protein MVAARNSREEIELLLRVSRMYYEDGRTQAEISREIGYSRPHISRLLSQARAIGIVRISISHPLDHILAIERDLRAALPLTGIRVAEVPDSDVLGAIGRCAAELLSDCLVDGQVLALGNGRSIAAMAHHLPSLPRPGCTVVQLLGSIAGGMPAWGRDAPTICAAVAQRLGARVSRMSMPLIIDNPALLKPLMREERVATTLALGARADIAMVGVAGMDAHGAGNILADYLSSDVLKALDDGHAIGHILDHHYDWNGNQVVTPLSARTLALPLDDLKRVPQVIGVAAGPEKVEAIIAAIRGRIVNTLVTDFETANAIRNRL; encoded by the coding sequence ATGGTGGCGGCCAGAAACAGTCGCGAGGAGATCGAGCTCTTGCTGCGGGTCTCGCGCATGTATTACGAGGATGGGCGAACTCAAGCCGAGATCTCGCGCGAGATTGGGTACTCACGACCTCACATCTCAAGACTCCTGTCGCAGGCGCGCGCGATAGGAATTGTGCGGATCTCGATCTCTCATCCTTTGGATCATATTCTGGCGATTGAACGTGATCTGCGGGCAGCGCTTCCTCTAACAGGAATCCGTGTGGCGGAGGTTCCTGACTCGGACGTGCTCGGTGCAATCGGACGCTGTGCAGCGGAGCTTCTGAGTGATTGTCTGGTCGACGGCCAGGTGCTCGCTCTCGGCAACGGGCGATCGATTGCGGCAATGGCGCACCATCTTCCCTCGCTTCCGCGTCCGGGCTGTACGGTTGTACAACTTCTGGGCTCGATCGCAGGCGGCATGCCTGCGTGGGGGCGCGACGCCCCCACAATCTGTGCTGCTGTCGCTCAACGTTTAGGGGCTAGGGTTTCGCGAATGTCGATGCCGCTGATCATCGACAACCCGGCGCTCTTGAAACCGCTTATGCGTGAGGAGCGCGTCGCGACCACTCTGGCTCTCGGCGCAAGGGCTGACATCGCGATGGTCGGAGTCGCTGGAATGGACGCTCATGGCGCGGGCAATATCCTAGCGGATTACCTCTCGTCGGACGTGCTGAAGGCTCTTGACGATGGACACGCCATCGGCCACATCCTCGACCATCACTACGACTGGAACGGGAACCAGGTGGTGACGCCTTTGAGCGCACGGACATTGGCGCTGCCGCTGGACGATCTCAAACGCGTGCCGCAGGTGATTGGAGTTGCTGCTGGTCCTGAGAAGGTGGAGGCAATCATCGCGGCTATTCGGGGACGGATCGTCAATACTCTTGTCACGGACTTCGAGACTGCGAACGCGATTCGAAACCGGCTTTGA
- a CDS encoding dihydroxyacetone kinase subunit L, producing the protein MVTKDTLISVTASISALMETNRDYLVSLDQVNGDGDLGISMDDGFRALAAHFSQAEDTDLGQLLRKGGKVFNEAAPSSLGTILTFGLMGMAKALKGSDEVDFPAAAEALRAGVQNIMDKAESKPGEKTIIDALVPGADALVAGAAQAAGDAAAESDLLGAAAEAAAAGSESTKEMEAVHGRAAYSAARSIGVLDGGSVVGRLIFEGIANSRQSE; encoded by the coding sequence ATGGTCACCAAGGACACTCTGATCTCCGTCACCGCATCGATCAGCGCGCTGATGGAGACAAACCGCGATTATCTCGTCAGCCTGGACCAGGTCAACGGTGACGGCGACCTCGGCATCTCAATGGACGACGGCTTCCGCGCCCTCGCCGCTCACTTCTCGCAAGCCGAGGACACCGATCTGGGACAGCTCCTCCGGAAGGGAGGCAAGGTCTTCAACGAAGCCGCTCCGTCCTCCCTCGGGACTATACTCACTTTCGGCCTGATGGGAATGGCAAAGGCCCTCAAGGGGAGTGACGAGGTCGACTTCCCTGCAGCCGCTGAAGCGCTTCGGGCCGGCGTCCAAAACATCATGGACAAGGCGGAGTCCAAGCCTGGCGAAAAGACGATTATCGATGCGCTCGTTCCAGGGGCAGATGCACTCGTCGCCGGTGCCGCGCAGGCGGCAGGTGACGCGGCCGCGGAGTCGGATCTCCTCGGGGCCGCCGCTGAGGCTGCCGCGGCTGGCTCCGAGTCCACCAAGGAGATGGAAGCCGTCCACGGACGTGCGGCGTACTCAGCGGCGCGCTCCATCGGAGTCCTCGACGGAGGCTCAGTCGTAGGACGCCTGATCTTCGAGGGAATCGCGAACAGTCGCCAGTCCGAGTAG
- a CDS encoding dihydroxyacetone kinase subunit DhaK — protein sequence MKKILNSADSFVQDTMEGIRAAYGDRVDFLNDDFRVLVSKYPRKAGKVGIVTAGGSGHLPLFLGYVGSGMIDGCAVGEVFASPSSEKMADMIRACDDGAGVLCLYGNYNGDIFNFRMACEDVEFDDIETRQLLGRDDVASSPAERADKRRGVAGIVYAYKIAGAAADELRSLDEVVTVTEKALANIRTMGVALSPCIVPKVGEPTFTIADDEIEIGMGIHGEAGISVEKMLTADQIAERILDTIEADMPLTAGDEVSVMINGLGSTPLEEQFIVYRGVSDRLKAKGVSIVMPHIGEFATSMEMAGLSITVFKLDDELKKLLLAPASTPFYTNTNK from the coding sequence ATGAAGAAAATCCTTAACTCCGCAGACTCCTTCGTCCAGGACACGATGGAGGGAATCCGCGCGGCCTATGGCGATCGCGTTGACTTCCTCAATGACGACTTCCGCGTGCTCGTGTCGAAGTACCCGCGCAAGGCAGGGAAGGTGGGAATCGTCACCGCCGGCGGCTCGGGCCATCTACCTCTCTTCCTGGGCTATGTCGGCTCCGGAATGATCGACGGCTGCGCCGTCGGTGAGGTCTTCGCCTCGCCCTCATCGGAGAAGATGGCCGACATGATCCGTGCATGCGACGACGGCGCGGGTGTGCTGTGCCTGTACGGGAACTACAACGGCGACATCTTCAACTTCCGGATGGCTTGTGAGGACGTCGAATTCGACGATATCGAGACACGCCAACTGCTCGGCCGCGACGACGTCGCCTCGTCGCCGGCGGAACGTGCGGACAAGCGTCGAGGCGTCGCAGGTATCGTCTACGCCTACAAGATCGCCGGCGCAGCAGCCGACGAGCTCCGTTCGCTCGACGAGGTAGTCACGGTGACGGAGAAGGCCTTGGCCAACATTCGTACGATGGGTGTCGCACTCTCCCCATGCATCGTGCCGAAGGTCGGTGAACCCACCTTCACCATCGCCGACGACGAGATCGAGATCGGTATGGGCATCCATGGCGAGGCCGGAATCTCAGTGGAGAAGATGCTCACGGCCGACCAGATCGCGGAGCGCATCCTCGACACGATCGAGGCTGACATGCCGCTGACCGCCGGGGACGAGGTCTCTGTCATGATCAATGGTCTGGGGTCGACTCCGCTTGAGGAACAGTTCATTGTGTACCGCGGAGTGAGCGACCGTCTCAAGGCCAAGGGAGTCTCGATCGTTATGCCGCACATCGGAGAGTTCGCGACCTCCATGGAGATGGCCGGTCTCTCGATCACCGTCTTCAAGCTCGACGACGAGCTCAAGAAGCTTCTACTTGCGCCGGCTTCAACCCCCTTCTACACCAACACCAACAAGTGA